One part of the Methylobacterium terrae genome encodes these proteins:
- a CDS encoding BolA family protein, with the protein MSLGDWIRTTLEERLAPTALSVVDESHQHAGHSGWREGGETHFRLDVVSAAFEGKSRVERHRMVNALLDDAFKRGLHALALRARTPGEAG; encoded by the coding sequence ATGAGCCTGGGTGACTGGATCAGGACGACGCTCGAGGAGCGCCTGGCGCCGACGGCGCTCAGCGTCGTCGACGAATCACACCAGCATGCCGGCCATTCCGGCTGGCGGGAGGGCGGGGAAACTCACTTCCGGCTGGATGTGGTGTCGGCCGCCTTCGAGGGAAAGAGCCGGGTCGAGCGCCACCGCATGGTGAACGCGCTCCTCGACGATGCCTTCAAGCGCGGCCTGCACGCCCTGGCCCTGCGGGCGCGGACGCCCGGGGAGGCGGGGTAG
- a CDS encoding J domain-containing protein: MDLNSPLFDRIRIRPSCDEPKKAEGPACDRPGCTQPGLHKAPKGRKQEGQYWRFCMQHVREYNASYNYFDGMNDAAVQAYQKDAVIGHRPTWAMGVNPGAKAGAKPEAPQRDWDYVDPLGILRGEGAGPASRRARAEPPPPRYSAPIRKALDVLGLDETADSAAIKAQYKVLVKRFHPDANGGDRSFEDRLRDIIKAHDTLRAAGLC, encoded by the coding sequence ATGGATCTGAACTCGCCCCTGTTCGACCGCATCCGCATCCGGCCCTCCTGCGACGAGCCGAAGAAGGCCGAGGGGCCCGCCTGCGATCGGCCGGGCTGCACCCAGCCCGGGCTGCACAAGGCGCCCAAGGGGCGCAAGCAGGAGGGCCAGTACTGGCGCTTCTGCATGCAGCACGTGCGCGAGTACAACGCCTCCTACAACTACTTCGACGGGATGAACGACGCCGCCGTCCAGGCCTACCAGAAGGACGCGGTGATCGGGCACCGGCCGACCTGGGCGATGGGCGTCAACCCGGGGGCGAAGGCGGGCGCGAAGCCCGAGGCGCCGCAGCGCGACTGGGACTACGTCGACCCCCTCGGCATCCTGCGCGGCGAGGGCGCCGGCCCGGCCTCGCGCCGCGCCCGGGCCGAGCCGCCGCCGCCGCGCTACTCGGCGCCGATCCGCAAGGCCCTCGACGTGCTCGGCCTCGACGAGACCGCCGATTCGGCCGCGATCAAGGCGCAGTACAAGGTGCTGGTGAAGCGCTTCCACCCCGACGCCAACGGCGGCGACCGGTCGTTCGAGGACCGTCTGCGCGACATCATCAAGGCGCACGACACCCTGCGCGCCGCCGGCCTGTGCTGA
- the cobS gene encoding cobaltochelatase subunit CobS: MLAEDTPPALPDTTVSVRKVFGIDSNLEVPAFSSTDEHVPDLDPDYLFDRETTLAILAGFARNRRVMITGYHGTGKSTHVEQVAARLNWPCIRINLDSHVSRIDLVGKDAIVLKDGKQVTAFQDGILPWALQNNVALVFDEYDAGRPDVMFVIQRVLEVSGRLTLLDQKRVIRPHPGFRLFATANTVGLGDTSGLYHGTQQINQGQMDRWSIVTTLNYLPHDREVDIVLSKAQHYRGEGGRDIVNKMVRVADLTRNAFINGDLSTVMSPRTVITWAENADIFNDIGFAFRVTFLNKCDELERALVAEFYQRSFGKELPESAVNVALS; this comes from the coding sequence ATGCTTGCTGAAGACACGCCACCCGCTCTCCCGGACACGACCGTCTCGGTGCGCAAGGTGTTCGGGATCGATTCGAACCTCGAGGTGCCGGCCTTCTCGTCCACCGACGAGCACGTGCCGGATCTCGATCCGGATTACCTGTTCGACCGCGAGACCACGCTGGCGATCCTGGCGGGCTTCGCCCGCAACCGCCGGGTGATGATCACCGGGTATCACGGCACCGGCAAGTCGACCCACGTCGAGCAGGTCGCCGCCCGGCTGAACTGGCCCTGCATCCGCATCAACCTCGACAGCCACGTCTCGCGCATCGACCTCGTCGGCAAGGACGCGATCGTGCTGAAGGACGGCAAGCAGGTCACCGCCTTCCAGGACGGCATCCTGCCCTGGGCGCTGCAGAACAACGTCGCGCTCGTCTTCGACGAGTACGATGCCGGCCGGCCGGACGTGATGTTCGTGATCCAGCGCGTGCTGGAGGTGTCGGGCCGCCTGACGCTGCTCGACCAGAAGCGGGTGATCCGCCCCCATCCCGGCTTCCGGCTGTTCGCCACCGCCAACACGGTCGGCCTCGGCGACACCTCGGGCCTCTATCACGGCACGCAGCAGATCAACCAGGGCCAGATGGACCGCTGGTCGATCGTCACCACGCTCAACTACCTGCCGCACGACCGCGAGGTCGACATCGTCCTGTCGAAGGCGCAGCACTATCGCGGCGAGGGCGGGCGCGACATCGTCAACAAGATGGTGCGCGTCGCCGACCTCACCCGCAACGCCTTCATCAACGGCGACCTCTCGACCGTGATGAGCCCGCGCACGGTGATCACCTGGGCCGAGAACGCCGACATCTTCAACGACATCGGCTTCGCCTTCCGGGTCACCTTCCTCAACAAGTGCGACGAGCTGGAGCGCGCGCTGGTGGCCGAGTTCTACCAGCGCTCCTTCGGCAAGGAGCTGCCCGAGAGCGCGGTCAACGTCGCGCTGAGCTAG
- a CDS encoding DUF29 domain-containing protein, protein MADPVLSEPRPDEARPSRDRVRYEDDTHAWALEQARLLRSGRLDAVDAEHVAEELESLGRSEFAKLRSSLRVLVMHMLKWDQQPEHRTASWIFSIREQRRRYEQVLRENPSLTPRRAAALAEAYEEARLWAANETHLEPDEFPDSCPYTWDDIVDRPFDFDSLKK, encoded by the coding sequence ATGGCGGACCCGGTCTTGAGCGAACCCCGTCCCGACGAGGCACGGCCGTCGCGCGACCGGGTCCGCTACGAGGACGACACCCACGCCTGGGCGCTGGAACAGGCGCGGCTGCTCCGCTCGGGCCGTCTCGACGCGGTCGATGCGGAGCACGTCGCGGAGGAGCTGGAGAGCTTGGGTAGAAGCGAGTTCGCCAAGCTGCGCAGTTCCTTGCGCGTGCTCGTGATGCACATGCTGAAATGGGACCAGCAGCCCGAGCACCGGACGGCGAGCTGGATCTTCTCGATCCGCGAGCAGCGGCGGCGCTACGAGCAGGTCCTGCGTGAGAACCCCAGCCTCACGCCTCGCCGAGCGGCCGCTCTCGCGGAAGCCTACGAGGAGGCCCGGCTCTGGGCCGCCAACGAGACGCATCTGGAGCCGGACGAGTTTCCGGATTCCTGCCCCTACACTTGGGACGATATCGTCGATCGCCCCTTCGACTTCGACTCGCTGAAGAAGTAG
- the cobT gene encoding cobaltochelatase subunit CobT → MSISNRKPGEKRESVAEPLKRSVAGTLRAIARKAEIEVTFATDRPALTGDKARLPEPPRKLSPGDVAILRGHADSMALRLACHDNAVHRRLAPENAAARAVYDAVEQARVEAIGSRRMAGVAGNLTAMLEDRYHRGGKYEEITDRADAPLEDAVALMVRERLTGQAPPQAAQRIVGLWREFIEDRAGRNLDGLTGSIEDQRAFARSVRDLLSSLDMADEAPLDPDDEENDDENEAESDEQQAGEGEAEQQSQGDRAEMEVSDEASDEIEDGATEAADAPSGELPEDAEDADSEEASESWRPPGPRANEPRGPDYKVFSQKYDEVIHAEDLCDADELARLRSYLDKQLAHLQGVVGRLANRLQRRLLAQQNRAWEFDLEEGQLDPARLVRVVIDPYQPLSFKHEKDTNFRDTVVTLLLDNSGSMRGRPITVAATCADILARTLERCGVKVEILGFTTRAWKGGQSREAWLQSGKPPTPGRLNDLRHIVYKSADAPWRRARKNLGLMMREGLLKENIDGEALDWAHKRLLGRPEQRRILMVISDGAPVDDSTLSVNPGNYLERHLRYVIDEIETRSPVELLAIGIGHDVTRYYRRAVTIIDAEELGGVMTEKLAELFDEDGGPVPVRRMAAGGRR, encoded by the coding sequence ATGTCCATCTCCAACCGCAAGCCCGGCGAGAAGCGCGAGTCCGTCGCCGAGCCGCTGAAGCGCTCGGTGGCCGGGACGCTGCGGGCCATCGCCCGCAAGGCCGAGATCGAGGTCACCTTCGCGACCGACCGGCCGGCGCTGACCGGCGACAAGGCCCGCCTGCCCGAGCCGCCGCGCAAGCTCAGCCCCGGCGACGTCGCGATCCTGCGCGGCCACGCCGATTCGATGGCGCTCCGCCTCGCCTGCCACGACAACGCCGTCCACCGGCGCCTGGCGCCCGAGAACGCCGCCGCCCGCGCGGTCTACGACGCGGTCGAGCAGGCCCGGGTCGAGGCGATCGGCTCGCGGCGGATGGCGGGTGTGGCCGGCAACCTCACGGCGATGCTGGAGGACCGCTACCACCGCGGCGGCAAGTACGAGGAGATCACCGACCGCGCCGACGCGCCTTTGGAAGACGCGGTCGCCCTGATGGTGCGCGAGCGCCTGACCGGCCAGGCCCCGCCGCAGGCCGCGCAACGCATCGTGGGCTTGTGGCGCGAGTTCATCGAGGACCGGGCCGGGCGCAACCTCGACGGTCTGACGGGCAGCATCGAGGACCAGCGCGCCTTCGCCCGCTCGGTGCGCGACCTGCTCTCCTCGCTCGACATGGCGGACGAGGCTCCCCTCGACCCCGACGACGAGGAGAACGACGACGAGAACGAGGCCGAGTCGGACGAGCAGCAGGCCGGCGAGGGCGAGGCCGAGCAGCAGAGCCAGGGCGACCGGGCCGAGATGGAGGTCTCGGACGAGGCTTCCGACGAGATCGAGGATGGCGCCACCGAGGCCGCCGACGCGCCCTCGGGCGAGCTGCCGGAGGATGCCGAGGACGCCGATTCGGAGGAGGCCTCCGAGTCCTGGCGCCCGCCGGGCCCGCGGGCGAACGAGCCCCGGGGCCCGGACTACAAGGTCTTCTCGCAGAAATACGACGAGGTCATCCACGCCGAGGACCTGTGCGACGCCGACGAGCTGGCGCGCCTGCGCTCCTACCTCGACAAGCAGCTCGCCCACCTGCAGGGCGTGGTCGGGCGCCTCGCCAACCGCCTGCAGCGGCGCCTGCTGGCGCAGCAGAACCGCGCCTGGGAGTTCGACCTCGAGGAAGGCCAGCTCGATCCGGCCCGCCTCGTGCGCGTCGTGATCGACCCCTACCAGCCGCTCTCGTTCAAGCACGAGAAGGACACCAACTTCCGCGATACGGTCGTCACCCTGCTCCTCGACAATTCGGGCTCGATGCGCGGCCGGCCGATCACCGTCGCGGCGACCTGCGCCGACATCCTCGCCCGCACGCTGGAGCGCTGCGGCGTCAAGGTCGAGATCCTGGGCTTCACGACGCGGGCCTGGAAGGGCGGGCAGTCGCGCGAGGCGTGGCTGCAATCGGGCAAGCCGCCGACCCCGGGCCGGCTCAACGACCTGCGCCACATCGTCTACAAGTCGGCCGACGCGCCGTGGCGCCGGGCGCGCAAGAATCTCGGCCTGATGATGCGCGAGGGCCTGCTCAAGGAGAACATCGACGGCGAGGCCCTGGACTGGGCCCACAAGCGCCTGCTCGGCCGGCCCGAGCAGCGCCGGATCCTGATGGTGATCTCCGACGGCGCGCCGGTCGACGACTCGACCCTCTCGGTCAATCCGGGCAACTACCTCGAGCGCCACCTGCGCTACGTCATCGACGAGATCGAGACCCGCTCGCCCGTCGAGCTGCTCGCCATCGGCATCGGCCACGACGTGACCCGCTACTACCGCCGCGCGGTCACCATCATCGACGCCGAGGAACTCGGCGGCGTGATGACCGAGAAGCTCGCCGAGTTGTTCGACGAGGACGGCGGCCCGGTGCCGGTGCGCCGCATGGCGGCGGGCGGGCGGCGCTGA
- the rpmB gene encoding 50S ribosomal protein L28, with protein MSRRCELTGKGVLTGHLVSHSNHKTKRRFLPNLCNVTLLSDTLGRSVRLRVSANALRSVEHRGGLDAFLIKAGETDLSQNARLLKREIEKKLAEAA; from the coding sequence ATGTCGCGTCGCTGCGAGCTCACCGGTAAGGGGGTGCTCACCGGCCACCTCGTGAGCCACTCGAACCACAAGACCAAGCGCCGGTTCCTGCCGAACCTGTGCAACGTCACGCTGCTCTCCGACACGCTCGGCCGCTCGGTGCGCCTGCGCGTCTCGGCGAACGCCCTGCGCTCGGTCGAGCACCGCGGCGGTCTCGACGCGTTCCTGATCAAGGCCGGCGAGACCGACCTGTCGCAGAACGCCCGCCTGCTGAAGCGCGAGATCGAGAAGAAGCTCGCCGAGGCGGCCTGA
- a CDS encoding DUF3108 domain-containing protein, whose amino-acid sequence MRSKALLSLAFAAGLALPAGEAAQAARGRAPKAGETAVTVDYGIMLAGVPIGTAQVSGAIEGQRYTMDVSARLTGLVGAITGGYGSGRASGTVAARPVPAAFALSSHSASASITVRMALARGNVVASDIAPPLVPDPERVTVSEVHKRGIIDPVSALMMPAQGRGDLTDPQNCNRTIPVFDGASRFNVVLSYGETRSIQKPGYAGPVLVCNARYQPIAGHRPDRPGVKFMEDNTEMSVWLAPVEGARVLLPLRIAVRTQLGLNIIEATRWSQSGGRGAPDATVQAAAQAPETPTDGR is encoded by the coding sequence ATGCGTTCCAAGGCTCTCCTCTCGCTCGCCTTCGCGGCGGGGCTCGCCCTCCCGGCCGGCGAGGCGGCGCAGGCCGCGCGGGGCCGCGCCCCGAAGGCCGGCGAGACCGCCGTCACGGTGGATTACGGCATCATGCTCGCGGGCGTTCCGATCGGGACCGCGCAGGTGTCCGGCGCGATCGAGGGCCAGCGCTACACGATGGATGTCAGCGCCCGCCTCACCGGGCTCGTCGGGGCGATCACCGGCGGCTACGGCTCGGGACGGGCGAGCGGGACGGTCGCGGCCAGGCCGGTGCCGGCCGCCTTCGCGCTCTCCTCCCACAGCGCCAGCGCCTCGATCACCGTGCGCATGGCGCTCGCCCGCGGCAACGTGGTGGCCTCCGACATCGCCCCGCCGCTGGTGCCGGATCCCGAGCGGGTGACGGTGAGCGAGGTCCACAAGCGCGGCATCATCGATCCGGTCAGCGCCCTGATGATGCCGGCGCAGGGGCGGGGCGACCTCACCGACCCGCAGAACTGCAACCGCACCATCCCGGTGTTCGACGGCGCCAGCCGGTTCAACGTCGTGCTCAGCTACGGCGAGACCCGCAGCATCCAGAAGCCCGGCTATGCCGGCCCGGTCCTGGTCTGCAACGCCCGCTACCAGCCGATCGCCGGCCACCGGCCGGACCGGCCGGGGGTGAAGTTCATGGAGGACAACACCGAGATGTCGGTGTGGCTCGCCCCCGTCGAGGGCGCGCGGGTGCTGCTCCCTCTGCGCATCGCCGTGCGCACCCAGCTCGGCCTCAACATCATCGAGGCGACGCGCTGGTCGCAGAGCGGCGGCCGGGGCGCCCCGGACGCCACCGTCCAGGCCGCCGCGCAGGCGCCGGAGACGCCGACGGACGGGCGCTGA
- a CDS encoding helicase-related protein encodes MTRRSLSPQARLHGATAVLGPTNTGKTHLAIERMLGHPTGMIGLPLRLLAREVYHRVVERVGPERVALVTGEEKIKPNRPSYWICTAEAMPRDNPVDFVGIDEIQLGADRDRGHTFTDRLLHQRGREETLLIGSATMEPLVKSLIPGIHVTTRPRLSQLSFAGSRKLSRLPHRSAIVAFSAEEVYAIAELLRRQRGGAAVVLGALSPRTRNAQVELYQSGEVDYLVATDAVGMGLNLDVDHVAFASNRKYDGTRFRDLSPSEMAQIAGRAGRHLRDGTFGTTGRCPPMEAEMVEALEGHTFEPLRVLQWRNPDLDFGSIEGLRRSLAEHPSERGLTRAPTGDDEAALDLLAKEDDIRDYATSRSAVERLWAVCGVPDYRKSAIQTHADLISQLFRFLMRGLAGRIPVDWFAQHVAMVDRTDGDIDALSQRIAHVRTWTYVANRPDWLADPEHWQGETRRVEDRLSDALHERLASRFVDRRTSVLMRRLRENTMLEAEITAGGDVTVEGQHVGHLHGFQFVPDPGAEGQEAKTLRSAAEKALASEIEARADRFAAAADAALVLSNDGTIRWTGNPVAKLVPGEKLYAPGLRLLADEQLAGPAREKVETRLNAWLKAHIVRLLGPALELETAADLTGLARGIGFQVAEALGVLERAKVLNEMRSLDQEGRGALRKHGVRFGAYHITMPALLKPAPRTLAAQLWALHNGGLDQRGLDEIAHLAGSGRTSMPVDPEIAKGLYRAAGFRVCGGRAVRVDILERLADLIRPAIAYVPGTTPGEPPPGAADKDGFVPTVGMTSLVGCSGEDFASILKSLGYVVDRRPGPAITVALRPSAPTVPVQPKTAEGAEPEAAADAATAEEAQADASAEALPAEAEDGGADPAGTEAPAGELQAEAAATGETAPEETATGETSTEDAPAAEAEAVPEPVQAEAAAPAEASTGAAPEEQAPAEQASVDAAEAAPAEPVAEAGTDEAVAAASDEAAEAADAPGEPAAPAEPVVIEVWRMHRHQRSHAPRHQGRGRPEGQGQGQRDGQRDRFRGVPRPEGGEGAPAEQRAHRSGPREGQRWGDRRPADNRPAGEGRPENRVEGRGENRGGEGRRDGRPPRGPHPGGRDGGRPPQDRRDAPRNGGMHDARPPRRERAPDPDSPFAKLLALKAQMESRDGDKR; translated from the coding sequence ATGACGCGCCGCTCCCTCTCACCGCAGGCCCGCTTGCACGGCGCCACGGCGGTGCTCGGTCCCACCAATACCGGCAAGACCCACCTCGCCATCGAGCGGATGCTCGGCCACCCGACCGGGATGATCGGGCTGCCGCTGCGGCTGCTCGCCCGTGAGGTCTATCACCGCGTGGTCGAGCGGGTCGGACCGGAGCGGGTCGCCCTCGTCACCGGCGAGGAGAAGATCAAGCCGAACCGGCCGAGCTACTGGATCTGCACCGCCGAGGCGATGCCGCGGGACAACCCCGTGGACTTCGTCGGCATCGACGAGATCCAGCTCGGCGCCGACCGCGACCGCGGCCACACCTTCACCGACCGGCTGCTGCACCAGCGCGGCCGCGAGGAGACGCTGCTGATCGGCTCGGCCACGATGGAACCGCTAGTCAAGTCGCTGATCCCGGGCATCCACGTCACCACCCGGCCGCGCCTGTCGCAGCTGAGCTTCGCCGGCAGCCGCAAGCTCTCCCGCCTGCCCCACCGCAGCGCCATCGTGGCGTTCTCGGCGGAGGAGGTCTACGCCATCGCCGAGTTGCTGCGGCGCCAGCGCGGCGGCGCGGCGGTGGTGCTCGGGGCGCTGTCGCCGCGCACCCGCAACGCCCAGGTCGAACTCTACCAGTCCGGCGAGGTCGACTACCTGGTGGCGACCGACGCCGTCGGCATGGGGCTCAACCTCGACGTCGACCACGTCGCCTTCGCGTCGAACCGCAAGTACGACGGCACGCGCTTTCGCGACCTCTCCCCCTCCGAGATGGCGCAGATCGCGGGACGGGCCGGGCGCCACCTGCGCGACGGCACCTTCGGCACCACCGGCCGCTGCCCGCCGATGGAGGCCGAGATGGTCGAGGCGCTGGAGGGCCACACCTTCGAGCCGCTGCGGGTGCTGCAGTGGCGCAACCCGGACCTCGATTTCGGCTCGATCGAAGGCTTGCGCCGCAGCCTCGCCGAGCATCCGAGCGAGCGCGGCCTGACCCGGGCGCCGACCGGCGACGACGAGGCCGCCCTCGACCTCCTGGCCAAGGAGGACGACATCCGCGACTACGCGACCTCGCGCAGCGCGGTCGAGCGGCTCTGGGCGGTGTGTGGCGTGCCGGATTACCGGAAATCCGCGATCCAGACCCATGCCGACCTCATCTCCCAGCTGTTCCGCTTCCTGATGCGGGGCTTGGCCGGGCGGATCCCGGTCGACTGGTTCGCCCAGCACGTCGCGATGGTCGACCGCACCGACGGCGACATCGACGCGCTGTCGCAGCGCATCGCCCACGTGCGCACGTGGACCTACGTCGCGAACCGTCCCGACTGGCTCGCCGACCCGGAGCATTGGCAGGGCGAGACGCGTCGGGTAGAGGACAGGCTGTCCGACGCCCTGCACGAGCGGCTGGCGAGTCGATTCGTCGATCGGCGCACCAGCGTGCTGATGCGGCGCCTGAGAGAGAATACCATGTTGGAAGCTGAGATCACCGCGGGCGGCGACGTGACGGTCGAGGGACAGCACGTCGGCCACCTGCACGGATTCCAGTTCGTGCCGGATCCCGGCGCCGAGGGCCAGGAAGCCAAGACCCTGCGCAGCGCCGCCGAGAAGGCGCTGGCGAGCGAGATCGAGGCGCGGGCCGACCGGTTCGCCGCCGCGGCGGACGCGGCTCTCGTGCTCTCGAACGACGGCACGATCCGCTGGACCGGCAACCCGGTCGCCAAGCTCGTCCCGGGCGAGAAGCTCTACGCGCCGGGCCTGCGCCTGCTCGCCGACGAGCAGCTCGCGGGTCCCGCCCGCGAGAAGGTCGAGACCCGGCTGAACGCCTGGCTCAAGGCCCACATCGTGCGCCTGCTCGGCCCGGCCCTCGAGCTCGAGACCGCCGCCGACCTGACGGGGCTCGCCCGCGGCATCGGCTTCCAGGTCGCGGAGGCCCTCGGCGTGCTCGAGCGCGCCAAGGTGCTCAACGAGATGCGCAGCCTCGACCAGGAGGGCCGCGGGGCGCTGCGCAAGCACGGCGTGCGCTTCGGCGCCTACCACATCACGATGCCGGCGCTCCTGAAGCCCGCGCCCCGCACGCTCGCGGCGCAGCTCTGGGCGCTGCACAACGGCGGCCTCGACCAGCGCGGCCTCGACGAGATCGCGCATCTCGCCGGCTCCGGCCGCACCTCGATGCCGGTCGATCCCGAGATCGCCAAGGGCCTCTACCGCGCGGCGGGCTTCCGGGTCTGCGGCGGCCGGGCGGTGCGCGTCGACATCCTCGAGCGCCTGGCCGACCTGATCCGACCGGCGATCGCCTACGTGCCCGGCACCACCCCGGGCGAGCCGCCCCCGGGCGCGGCCGACAAGGACGGCTTCGTGCCGACCGTCGGCATGACCTCGCTCGTCGGCTGCTCGGGCGAGGACTTCGCCTCGATCCTGAAATCGCTCGGCTACGTCGTCGACCGCCGGCCCGGCCCGGCGATCACCGTGGCGCTCCGCCCGTCCGCCCCGACGGTACCGGTGCAGCCGAAGACGGCGGAGGGCGCCGAGCCCGAGGCTGCGGCGGACGCCGCGACCGCCGAGGAGGCCCAGGCCGACGCGTCGGCCGAAGCGCTTCCGGCAGAGGCCGAGGACGGTGGCGCCGATCCGGCGGGCACGGAAGCGCCGGCCGGGGAACTCCAGGCCGAAGCGGCCGCGACCGGGGAGACTGCGCCCGAGGAAACTGCGACCGGGGAGACCTCGACCGAGGACGCCCCGGCGGCCGAAGCCGAGGCCGTGCCTGAGCCGGTCCAGGCCGAGGCGGCGGCTCCGGCCGAGGCAAGCACCGGGGCGGCTCCCGAGGAGCAGGCGCCCGCAGAGCAGGCTTCCGTGGACGCGGCCGAGGCCGCGCCGGCGGAACCGGTCGCGGAAGCCGGCACGGACGAGGCCGTCGCGGCCGCGTCCGACGAGGCCGCCGAAGCCGCGGACGCGCCGGGCGAGCCCGCCGCGCCGGCGGAGCCGGTCGTCATCGAGGTGTGGCGGATGCACCGCCACCAGCGCAGCCACGCGCCGCGCCACCAGGGCCGCGGCCGGCCCGAGGGACAGGGACAAGGACAGCGCGACGGCCAGCGCGACCGCTTCCGCGGCGTCCCGCGCCCGGAGGGCGGCGAGGGTGCGCCGGCCGAGCAGCGCGCCCACCGCTCCGGCCCGCGCGAGGGCCAGCGCTGGGGCGACCGGCGTCCCGCCGACAATCGTCCCGCCGGCGAGGGGAGGCCCGAGAACCGCGTCGAGGGCCGTGGCGAGAACCGGGGCGGCGAGGGCCGTCGCGACGGGCGTCCCCCGCGCGGGCCGCATCCGGGCGGGCGCGACGGCGGTCGGCCGCCCCAGGACCGGCGCGACGCCCCGCGCAACGGCGGCATGCACGACGCGCGCCCGCCCCGGCGCGAGCGCGCCCCGGACCCGGATTCGCCCTTCGCGAAGCTCCTCGCCCTCAAGGCGCAGATGGAGTCGCGGGACGGCGACAAGCGCTGA
- a CDS encoding RNA-binding S4 domain-containing protein, which produces MRADRQRLDKWLWFARFAKTRSLAARLIADGFVRVNGQRADAPSKALAVGDVVTVAAQHGTAAVRVVDLGLRRGPAPEARLLYADLSADLSADRLADEAGPR; this is translated from the coding sequence ATGCGCGCGGACCGTCAGCGCCTCGACAAGTGGCTGTGGTTCGCGCGCTTCGCCAAGACGCGCTCGCTCGCCGCGCGCCTGATCGCGGACGGTTTCGTGCGGGTGAACGGCCAGCGCGCCGACGCCCCCTCGAAGGCGCTCGCGGTCGGCGACGTCGTCACGGTCGCCGCCCAGCACGGGACGGCGGCGGTGCGGGTGGTCGATCTCGGCCTGCGCCGGGGGCCCGCCCCCGAGGCCCGGCTGCTCTACGCCGACCTCTCGGCCGACCTCTCGGCTGATCGCCTGGCCGACGAGGCCGGTCCGCGCTGA
- the fdxA gene encoding ferredoxin FdxA, with amino-acid sequence MTYVVTDNCIKCKYMDCVEVCPVDCFYEGENMLVIQPDECIDCGVCEPECPAEAIKPDTEPGLESWLKLNADMAKSWPNITQKKAAPADAKEWDGKPGKLEAHFSANPGSGD; translated from the coding sequence ATGACCTACGTCGTCACCGACAACTGCATCAAGTGCAAGTACATGGACTGCGTGGAAGTGTGTCCGGTCGACTGCTTCTACGAGGGCGAGAACATGCTCGTCATCCAGCCGGACGAGTGCATCGATTGCGGCGTGTGCGAGCCCGAATGCCCGGCCGAGGCGATCAAGCCCGACACCGAGCCGGGCCTTGAGAGCTGGCTGAAGCTCAACGCCGACATGGCGAAGAGCTGGCCCAACATCACCCAGAAGAAGGCCGCGCCCGCCGACGCCAAGGAGTGGGACGGCAAGCCCGGCAAGCTCGAGGCCCACTTCTCGGCCAACCCGGGTTCGGGCGACTGA
- a CDS encoding CarD family transcriptional regulator, translated as MTTAKKTTAARQGFKTGEAIVYPAHGVGRITAIEEQEIAGYKLELFVVSFEKDKMVLRVPTAKANSVGMRKLAEPELVKKALDVLTGRARVKRTMWSRRAQEYEAKINSGDLIAVTEVVRDLFRSDAQPEQSYSERQLYEAALDRVVREIAAVNRITDTESLKLIEQSLAKSPRRAKGAEAEAEADGEDLQDEAEAA; from the coding sequence ATGACGACCGCCAAGAAGACGACAGCCGCCCGGCAGGGCTTCAAGACCGGCGAAGCGATCGTGTATCCGGCTCACGGCGTCGGCCGCATCACGGCCATCGAGGAGCAGGAGATCGCCGGGTACAAGCTCGAGCTGTTCGTGGTGTCGTTCGAGAAGGACAAGATGGTCCTGCGGGTCCCGACCGCCAAGGCGAACTCGGTCGGCATGCGCAAGCTCGCCGAGCCCGAGCTGGTCAAGAAGGCGCTCGACGTGCTCACCGGCCGCGCCCGGGTGAAGCGCACGATGTGGTCGCGCCGGGCCCAGGAATACGAGGCGAAGATCAATTCCGGCGACCTGATCGCCGTCACCGAGGTGGTGCGCGACCTCTTCCGCTCCGACGCCCAGCCCGAGCAGTCCTACTCCGAGCGTCAGCTCTACGAGGCCGCCCTCGACCGGGTGGTGCGCGAGATCGCGGCGGTCAACCGCATCACCGACACCGAGTCGCTCAAGCTCATCGAGCAGAGCCTCGCCAAGTCGCCGCGCCGCGCCAAGGGCGCCGAGGCCGAAGCCGAGGCCGACGGCGAGGATCTTCAGGACGAGGCCGAGGCCGCCTGA